The following is a genomic window from Variovorax paradoxus.
GCCTTGCTGACGGCCGTGGCATTTGCCTCCTGTACCGCTTTCGCGCAAAGCTACCCCTCTCGTCCCATCAAGCTGATCGTGCCGTTCCCGGCAGGCGGCGGTACGGACGCGGTGGCACGCGAGGTGGCCAACAAGGTGGCCACGCAGCAGGGCTGGACGGTGATCATCGACAACAGGCCGGGCTCGGGCGGCAACCTCGGCGTCGATGCGGCGGCCAAGGCAGCGCCCGACGGCTACACCATCGTGCTCGGCCAGACAAGCAACCTGGCGATCAATCCGACGCTCTACTCGAAGCTGCCGTACAACCCCGTCAAGGACCTCGCACCCATCGGCCTCATCGCCAGCTCGCCCCTCGTGCTGGTAGTGGCAAGCGATTCGCCCTACAAGACGCTGGCCGACCTGATCGCGGCGGCCAAGGCCAGGCCGGACGCCATCAACTACGCGAGCTCGGGCAGCGGAACCGTCGCTCACCTTGCGGTGGAGCAGTTCCAGAAGCTGGCCGGCATCAAGCTCACCCACGTGCCGTACAAGGGCGCGGCGCAGGGCGCCACCGACCTGATCGGCGGGCAGATCCAGCTCTACATGTCCTCCATCCCGACGCTGATCGGCCATATCCGCAACGGCAAGATGCGCGCGCTCGCGGTCACCTCGGACAAGCGCGTCAACGACCTGCCCAGCGTGCCCACGGTAGGTGAGTCCGGCTACAAGGGGTTCGAGGCCGTGACATGGTTCGGCCTGGCGGGCCCTGCGGCCATGCCCAAGGACGCTGTCACCAAACTCAACGGTGCCTTCAACAAGGCACTGCAAGACGCCGAGGTCAAGAAGAAGCTCGAAGGCCAGGGCGTCGATGTGCTCGGCGGCACGCCCGAGCAGTTCGGCAAGCTCATCCAGGACGACATCGGCCGCTGGGGCAAGGCCGTCAAGGAGTCGGGCGCCAAGGTCGACTGAGCTGCCGTCGCCCCGCCTCGCCTTCTTTCATCCATCTACCCGAAGACCATCATGAGCGACCAGCTTCCCGAAATCATTCGCGACTTTCCGCGCGTGCCCGCCGCCGTCGTTGCGCAGGCCGCACAACTTCAGCCCGCCATCCTGGCCGACGTGGCAGGCCGCCGCGGTGCCATGAACGGCCGCATCAAGGCGCTGCGCCCCCGCATGAAGCTGGCCGGCACCGCCTTCACCGTCGAGGTGCGTCCCGGCGACAACCTGATGATCCATGCCGCAATCGCCATGGCCAGGCCCGGTGATGTGCTGGTCATCGACGGCAAGGCCGACCAGAACGCCGCACTCATGGGCACGATCATGATGACCGCGTGCCAGAAGCTTGGCATTGCGGGCGTGGTCATGGACGGCGCCTGCCGCGACAGCCTGGAGATCGACGAGATGGACTATCCGGTGTTCTCGGTCGGCACCAATCCGAACGGCCCCACCAAGAACATCGGCGGCCGCATCGGGCACCCTGTGTCGGTCGGGGACGTGACCGTTCGCCCAGGCGACTTCATCATTGGCGATGGCGACGGCGTGGTGGTCGTCGAACGCGAGAAGATCGAGGCGCTGCTTCCCCTTGCGGCCAGGAAGATCAAGGACGAAGCGGCCCGCATTGCGGCCATCAAGCAAGGCGAAACCGCCGCCAAATGGCTCGATGCTGCCCTGCGCACTGCCGGCGTGCTGAAGGAAGGAGAGACGCTGTGAGCGCAATCCTCGTCACCGGCGCCGACCTGGCGCCGGAGGCCCTGAGGCTGCTCGACGGCTACGAGGTGGTGTACGCAGGCAAGGCGCCGACCGAAGCGGACCTGGTGGCCCTGTGCCGAACGCACGACCCGGCGGCCATCATCGTTCGCTACGGCAAGGTCGGCAGCGCCGTGATGGACGCCGCGCCGTCGCTCAAGGTCATCTCCAAGCACGGCAGCGGCACCGACACCATCGACAAGGCTGCGGCCAAGGCACGCGGCATCGAAGTGGTCGCAGCAGCCGGCGCCAATGCCGCGGCGGTGGCTGAACAGGCGCTGGCCCTGCTGCTGGCCTGTGCCAAGTCGGTGGTGCAACTGAATGCGCGCATGCACGGCGGCCACTGGGACAAGGCAACGCACAAGAGCCTTGAACTTGGCGGTCGAACCATCGGACTGATCGGACTCGGTGCCATCGGCCTGCGATTTGCACGCATGGCCGACGCCATGGGCATGAAGGTGATCGGCTTCGATCCGTTTGCCAAGAACCTGCCTGACTACATCAGGGGCGTTGGGTTGTCGCAGATCTGGCGCGAGTCCGATGTCATCTCGCTTCACTGCCCGCTGACCGAAGAGAACCGCGGCCTGCTCAACGCGGACACGCTGGCGCAGTGCAAGGCCGGCGTCATCGTGGTGAACACTGCGCGCGGCGGACTGATCGACGAGGCTGCGCTGTTGACGTCGATCCGGTCCGGCCACGTTTCGATGGCCGGTCTCGACAGCTTCGCGGTGGAGCCCATGGCGCCCGGCCATCCGTTCCAGGGAGAAAAGAACCTGCTGCTCAGCCCGCACATCGGCGGCGTGACCAGCGATGCCTACGTGAACATGGGTGTGGCGGCCGCGAAGAACCTGTTGGCCGTGCTGGCCCGGCAGCGTGCGCCCGCGTAGTCCGCACGAGAGTCGGCCAGGCCTTGGTCGCGCCAAGCGGGCAGCCTGAATCCCCCGCCAGGGGCCTGGCAAACGGAGCTTGCGAAATTCCGTCCGGCTCGCCTGTCACAAAACAATGTGCCGGGACGTCTAAGTGGTGTTTTCCCCAAACCCTCAAGCTACAAGGAGCTTACGATGTCCTCAGCCCGACTCGACTACCACGCCCTCGCGCCCGCGGCGGCACGCGCCGGCGCCCAGTTTTCCCACGCCGCCGGCAGCACGCTGGACAAGTGCCTGCGCGAGCTGGTGAACCTGCGCATCAGCCAGATCAACGGTTGTGCTTTCTGCATCGACATGCACTGGGCCGACCTGCTCAAGCAGGGCATGGACCCCCGCCACGTCAACGCCGTGGCCGGCTGGCGCGAGGCGGGGCGATTCTTCAGCGAAGCCGAGCGCGCCGCATTCAACTGGGCGGAGGCCGTCAATGCCGTGCCGCATCGCACGCCCAGCGACGCAGACTTCGAGGCCGTGAGGCGGCATTTCAGCGATGCGCAGATTGCGGATCTTTCGTTTGCGGTCTGCGCGATCCGTTCTTGGAACATGCTCAATGCGAGCTTCCATATGCAGGTGCCTGAAACGCCGTACACGGTCGATTGAAACTGCTGCTCAGCGCGCCAGCGATTTCTTCATGGAGACCAGGTAGAAACCGCTCGCATAGTCTTCGATGCGGGCGTACTCCTCATAGCCGTGCTTTCGGTAGAACGGCGCCGCCTGCCATTCGAAGGTCTCGAGCTTGGCGTTCGTCGCGCCCAGCTCGATGGCTTGCCGCTCCGCCTCCGCCAGGAGGCGGCTGCCCAGGCCCAGGCCGCGCATGTCGGCTTCGACGAACAGCACATCGATATTGAGCCAGTAGAGAAATACGGAGCCTCGCAGGCCGCCAAGCAACCGGGCGTTTGCGTCCCGGGCGTTGAGCCGGATGTACTGCTGCTCCGGATACTCCCCGACAAAGCCGTAGTTGTAGTGGCGCAGCTTGCGGCCGAGCTCCCCGGAACGGAGTTCTTCGGGAGTGGCAGCGGAGATGGTGATGTTTTCCATTTGCACCCTCAAGCGCTGGCGGATCGCCGAGCGCCCACTCGCT
Proteins encoded in this region:
- a CDS encoding Bug family tripartite tricarboxylate transporter substrate binding protein; translated protein: MLTAVAFASCTAFAQSYPSRPIKLIVPFPAGGGTDAVAREVANKVATQQGWTVIIDNRPGSGGNLGVDAAAKAAPDGYTIVLGQTSNLAINPTLYSKLPYNPVKDLAPIGLIASSPLVLVVASDSPYKTLADLIAAAKARPDAINYASSGSGTVAHLAVEQFQKLAGIKLTHVPYKGAAQGATDLIGGQIQLYMSSIPTLIGHIRNGKMRALAVTSDKRVNDLPSVPTVGESGYKGFEAVTWFGLAGPAAMPKDAVTKLNGAFNKALQDAEVKKKLEGQGVDVLGGTPEQFGKLIQDDIGRWGKAVKESGAKVD
- a CDS encoding RraA family protein, with translation MSDQLPEIIRDFPRVPAAVVAQAAQLQPAILADVAGRRGAMNGRIKALRPRMKLAGTAFTVEVRPGDNLMIHAAIAMARPGDVLVIDGKADQNAALMGTIMMTACQKLGIAGVVMDGACRDSLEIDEMDYPVFSVGTNPNGPTKNIGGRIGHPVSVGDVTVRPGDFIIGDGDGVVVVEREKIEALLPLAARKIKDEAARIAAIKQGETAAKWLDAALRTAGVLKEGETL
- a CDS encoding NAD(P)-dependent oxidoreductase produces the protein MSAILVTGADLAPEALRLLDGYEVVYAGKAPTEADLVALCRTHDPAAIIVRYGKVGSAVMDAAPSLKVISKHGSGTDTIDKAAAKARGIEVVAAAGANAAAVAEQALALLLACAKSVVQLNARMHGGHWDKATHKSLELGGRTIGLIGLGAIGLRFARMADAMGMKVIGFDPFAKNLPDYIRGVGLSQIWRESDVISLHCPLTEENRGLLNADTLAQCKAGVIVVNTARGGLIDEAALLTSIRSGHVSMAGLDSFAVEPMAPGHPFQGEKNLLLSPHIGGVTSDAYVNMGVAAAKNLLAVLARQRAPA
- a CDS encoding carboxymuconolactone decarboxylase family protein codes for the protein MSSARLDYHALAPAAARAGAQFSHAAGSTLDKCLRELVNLRISQINGCAFCIDMHWADLLKQGMDPRHVNAVAGWREAGRFFSEAERAAFNWAEAVNAVPHRTPSDADFEAVRRHFSDAQIADLSFAVCAIRSWNMLNASFHMQVPETPYTVD
- a CDS encoding GNAT family N-acetyltransferase, whose amino-acid sequence is MENITISAATPEELRSGELGRKLRHYNYGFVGEYPEQQYIRLNARDANARLLGGLRGSVFLYWLNIDVLFVEADMRGLGLGSRLLAEAERQAIELGATNAKLETFEWQAAPFYRKHGYEEYARIEDYASGFYLVSMKKSLAR